The Naumovozyma castellii chromosome 4, complete genome genome contains a region encoding:
- the UBP6 gene encoding ubiquitin-specific protease UBP6 (ancestral locus Anc_1.369), which yields MPNLEFNIKHMGKIYPISLAETATAGHLKQEVEGLTKVPVARQKYMVKGGLSDDSVSNLSSVIKAGSNVMLLGTPDADLISKPKGTNHFIEDLTPDQQMQKFDSNPIGLQNMGNTCYMNATLQALFRVDSIRDLILNYDPAKASPQDEMHHKIVLEMKRCFENLENKSYKSVMPLMLLNVLRKCYPQFAERDAQGGFYKQQDAEELFTQLFHTFDIVFGDKFSDDFTVQFRTTIKDTNNEEDVTIKENENDLKLQCHISSSTNFMKNGLIESLHEKIEKRSDITGVNSIYSVDKQITKLPKYLTVQYVRFFWKRSTNKKSKILRKVVFPFQLDVSDMLTPEYQQEKIKVRDEFRKVEKAKLESERETKKRKLQDTTDVDEVMTPREEFETEKALEQSEKEHWLSEFKKHFPPDLQPGENPSSVYNLVGIITHQGANSESGHYQAFIRDETDENKWYKFNDDKVSVVEKEKIEALAGGGESDSALILMYKGFGL from the coding sequence ATGCCTAATCTCGAATTTAATATCAAGCATATGGGTAAAATTTACCCAATCTCCCTGGCAGAAACCGCAACTGCAGGACATTTGAAACAGGAAGTGGAAGGATTAACTAAAGTGCCCGTGGCCCGCCAAAAATATATGGTTAAGGGTGGTCTTTCTGATGATTCTGTGAGTAACTTATCTTCGGTAATTAAGGCGGGATCTAATGTGATGTTATTGGGGACCCCAGACGCGGATTTAATTTCTAAGCCTAAGGGGACAAACcatttcattgaagatttgacTCCTGACCAACAAATGCAAAAGTTCGATTCCAACCCAATTGGGCTACAAAATATGGGGAATACTTGTTATATGAATGCAACTTTACAAGCCCTGTTTAGAGTGGATAGTATCAGAGATTTGATACTGAATTATGACCCTGCTAAGGCTAGTCCACAAGATGAAATGCACCATAAGATTGTCTTGGAAATGAAACGatgttttgaaaatttggagAATAAGAGTTATAAATCTGTCATGCCCTTGATGCTTCTAAACGTGTTAAGAAAATGTTATCCACAATTTGCCGAGCGTGACGCCCAAGGTGGATTTTATAAACAACAAGATgctgaagaattatttacaCAATTGTTTCATACTTTTGATATTGTCTTCGGTGATAAATTCTCTGATGACTTCACAGTTCAATTTAGAACTACGATTAAGGatactaataatgaagaagatgtcaccataaaggaaaatgaaaatgatttgaaactACAGTGTCATATTTCTAGTTCAACTAATTTCATGAAGAATGGGTTAATAGAATCTTTGcatgaaaagattgaaaaaagatCCGATATCACTGGTGTCAATTCCATATATTCTGTGGATAAACAGATTACTAAGTTACCTAAATATTTGACAGTGCAATATGTTAGGTTTTTTTGGAAGAGATCCACcaacaagaaatcaaagattTTACGTAAAGTGGTTTTCCCATTCCAATTGGACGTTTCAGATATGTTAACTCCTGAGTATCAACAAGAGAAGATTAAAGTTAGAGATGAATTCAGAAAAGTTGAAAAGGCTAAATTAGAAAGTGAACGTGAAACAAAGAAGCGTAAATTACAAGATACGACTGATGTTGATGAAGTCATGACTCCAAGAGAAGAGTTTGAAACGGAAAAAGCATTGGAACAGAGTGAAAAAGAACATTGGTTGAGCGAATTTAAAAAACATTTTCCTCCAGATTTACAACCAGGTGAAAACCCTTCATCTGTATACAATTTAGTGGGAATCATTACTCATCAAGGTGCCAATTCTGAATCAGGTCATTATCAAGCGTTTATTCGTGATGAAACAGACGAAAATAAATGGtataaatttaatgatgataaagtCAGTGTTGTCGAAAAGGAGAAAATTGAAGCATTAGCAGGAGGTGGTGAAAGTGATAGTGCATTGATCCTTATGTATAAAGGATTCGGATTATGA
- the MIC19 gene encoding Mic19p (ancestral locus Anc_1.370), with protein MGAASSKQQSDTLVLKPNVDLNLSETVLTQLDRNIDTDSIRHKKAEKYIEDKVSERLVELENETLKKFEDELEASLLTEQPNDTFTSSELAEKVKQLEQRLNRFKELEDKRKNKYDSEDGIRSQLKECLLKNKGKPLNCYEEMKQFNKLVQNQS; from the coding sequence ATGGGAGCTGCATCGTCAAAACAACAATCGGATACCTTGGTGTTAAAACCTAATGTCGATTTGAACCTCTCAGAGACCGTTTTGACTCAATTAGACAGAAACATCGATACAGATTCGATAAGACACAAAAAGGCAGAGAAGTATATTGAGGATAAGGTATCTGAAAGGTTAGTTGAGCTAGAAAATGAAACgctaaagaaatttgaagatgaattagaagCATCCTTGCTTACCGAACAACCAAATGATACTTTCACATCAAGTGAGTTGGCAGAAAAAGTTAAACAGTTAGAACAGAGATTAAATAGGTTTAAGGAATTAGAAGataaaagaaagaataaatatgATTCAGAAGATGGCATAAGGTCACAACTAAAGGAATGTTTGTTAAAAAATAAGGGGAAGCCATTGAATTGTTACGAAGAAATGAAGCAATTCAATAAGCTGGTTCAAAATCAATCTTGA
- the IOC3 gene encoding Ioc3p (ancestral locus Anc_1.373), which produces MSNDQEPIQESVMPTQKEGDPSMVPNGISNNSTTAPNSMLNKDESGQSPGNAVTPAVVPVENTTGLRRSTRVHKPRTDISFEEDEIFAPKKHEKKKKKVTKKVKGDGKKTVSHKSVNNHSTLKITLSKKPAKLLVKHAATPTPSLQEPILNPGDWTSNVPLLSSDFKTHQSVVSRLKSPNMKSVPYAGDVIKSMTFVNKFNRYFAAELQNLSFQDYEIGLDLYPEPVVGKVPKQQQQQVEMTKQRKLLYQDYIPVKEVIGYQDKMNLLFLSLLNLIFTQVKKDEEFEPITLNEINSSSKKAFAPLMTLLRERCRSWGYPREWRSPCLVPDVSKPISSLFPVNDNGPPVDPNNPEILTRNIYTWFQSSPVPLEDDPIQNPDLDRMGILALNPADRIVLLRALTDWCSGYSTLIHNEIYHLSHFKKDQAFGVHTQHVPRYFVEGAEPTFKRFVKLTSLVQARFEIRSKKKHFRKLLKEGKNNDFGKKLEILKEIKDALKNVPKEEKEKTIISLYDKWAQVFEGELNDNPLNNPFDDELYKLRSQEFFIGRVPHMGDFYLPRLQTYCETQSINTFTDLRTLKELLQKFSTHEYNTYTLFENYGQLMSAQFKLFYHDSPSLIRDTARGVNTVGKVYWYEMCHDSKSLKEFLEVLDYKIALPKEKEDNEGEQQDESAINEEKSETSLVNKHPLPKDARYNTARNKLKMLHEYLSELYYILVEFEQLKVQYADMNPGKRQLRRMQTRTYTTEYDSEGDVDADSFDGESSEEYTNDRRRSKRARLD; this is translated from the coding sequence ATGTCGAACGATCAAGAACCCATTCAGGAATCAGTAATGCCTACTCAAAAGGAAGGGGATCCATCAATGGTTCCAAATGGCATCTCAAACAACAGTACTACTGCTCCTAATAGCATGTTAAACAAAGATGAATCGGGTCAATCGCCTGGTAATGCTGTTACTCCCGCTGTTGTTCCAGTTGAAAACACTACTGGCCTTCGAAGATCCACTCGTGTTCACAAGCCAAGAACTGATATATCATttgaggaagatgaaatatttgctCCAAAGAAGCAtgagaaaaagaagaagaaggtaaCCAAGAAGGTCAAAGGGGACGGTAAAAAGACAGTTTCCCATAAATCTGTAAACAACCATTCTACTCTAAAAATAACATTGTCTAAGAAGCCAGCTAAACTTCTTGTTAAACATGCGGCAACACCAACTCCAAGTCTGCAGGAACCTATATTGAATCCAGGTGATTGGACTTCAAATGTTCCTTTGCTTTCTTCAGATTTCAAAACTCATCAAAGTGTGGTTTCCCGTTTGAAGAGTCCAAATATGAAATCTGTGCCATATGCTGGAGATGTGATTAAATCAATGACATttgttaataaattcaatagGTATTTCGCTGCTGAATTGCAAAACTTATCCTTTCAAGATTATGAAATAGGATTAGATTTATACCCGGAACCTGTGGTAGGAAAGGTACCTaaacagcaacagcaacaggTAGAAATGACGAAGCAACGGAAATTGCTATACCAAGATTACATTCCTGTAAAGGAAGTCATTGGATATCAAGATAAGATGAACCTTTTGTTTCTCTCGTTATTGAACCTTATCTTTACTCAAGTTAAAAAAGACGAAGAATTTGAACCAATTACcttgaatgaaattaattcatccTCTAAAAAGGCATTTGCCCCATTAATGACTCTATTAAGAGAACGTTGTAGATCATGGGGGTATCCGCGTGAATGGCGCTCCCCATGTTTAGTGCCAGATGTTTCTAAACCTATTTCATCACTGTTCCCTGTGAACGATAATGGCCCTCCAGTTGACCCAAACAACCCCGAAATCTTAACTAGAAACATTTACACTTGGTTTCAAAGTAGCCCTGTCCCATTAGAAGATGATCCTATTCAGAACCCGGATTTGGATAGAATGGGTATTCTTGCATTGAATCCAGCAGACCGTATTGTTCTATTACGAGCATTGACTGACTGGTGTAGTGGTTATTCTACTTTGATTCATAATGAAATCTACCACCTTTCACATTTCAAGAAAGATCAGGCATTTGGTGTCCATACTCAACATGTCCCCAGATATTTCGTGGAGGGTGCAGAACCTACATTTAAGAGATTTGTTAAGTTAACCAGTCTTGTTCAAGCAAGGTTTGAAATTCGTTCGAAAAAGAAGCATTTTAGaaaacttttgaaagaaggtaagaataatgattttggtaagaaattagaaatattgaaagaaattaagGATGCATTAAAGAACGTTCCAAAGGAAGAGAAGGAGAAAACTATTATTTCTCTATATGATAAATGGGCCCAAGTATTTGAAGGTGAACTTAATGATAATCCTTTGAATAATccatttgatgatgagCTCTATAAATTAAGATCACAGGAATTTTTCATAGGTAGAGTTCCACACATGGGTGATTTTTATCTTCCAAGGTTACAGACTTACTGTGAGACTCAAAGTATAAACACATTTACAGATTTAAGGACGTTGAAAGAACTGCTGCAAAAATTTAGTACCCATGAGTATAATACATATActttatttgaaaactACGGGCAATTGATGAGTGCccaatttaaattattctACCATGATTCTCCATCATTGATAAGGGATACTGCTCGTGGTGTTAATACAGTTGGGAAAGTATATTGGTATGAAATGTGTCATGATTCGAAATCACTAAAGGAATTCTTGGAAGTTCTTGATTACAAGATTGCTTTGCCAAAGgagaaagaagataatgaagGAGAACAACAAGATGAATCAGCAATCAATGAGGAAAAATCAGAAACTTCCCTTGTTAATAAACATCCTTTGCCAAAAGATGCAAGGTATAACACAGCAAggaataaattaaaaatgttaCACGAATACTTGTCtgaattatattatatattagTGGAATTTGAGCAATTAAAGGTTCAATATGCCGATATGAATCCAGGTAAAAGACAATTAAGGAGAATGCAGACACGTACCTATACAACTGAATATGACAGTGAAGGGGATGTTGATGCTGATAGTTTTGATGGTGAGAGTTCTGAAGAATACACAAATGATAGAAGACGCTCCAAAAGAGCTCGCTTAGATTAG
- the CMK1 gene encoding calmodulin-dependent protein kinase CMK1 (ancestral locus Anc_1.374), whose amino-acid sequence MNELEDPSVVSLESFSLFPSKVTKSDYEFGKTLGAGSFGVVREATKKSNNEEVAIKILLKKALEGNQVQLQMLYDELTILKKLHHPNIVEFKNWFETDDKIYIVTQLATGGELFDRIIKKGRFSEDDAVKILIQILSAVEYIHSRDIVHRDLKPENLLYLTEKEDSELVIADFGIAKELKKGEQLIFKAAGSLGYVAPEVLTVDGHGKPCDIWSIGVITYTLLSGYAAFVAETVEGFLDECTSGDYPVKFHKPYWDNISDDAKNFILKALDLNPQKRPTATELLDDPWITSKVCRNADLLPSFKERFDARKKFRDAVEIVKLNNRIRKLRQLYCLGSESDSDLRSNSAVNISNDTLEADLDEKLKLCAISNQDRTLTEQEKLKKSVLTQNAFAQIVKAATKNKQKIYDYRTSHPATPVDNSKENVID is encoded by the coding sequence ATGAATGAACTGGAAGACCCATCGGTTGTTTCCCTTGAATCATTTAGTCTATTTCCTTCTAAAGTTACAAAGAGTGATTATGAATTTGGGAAGACATTAGGGGCTGGTTCCTTTGGAGTTGTTAGAGAGGCCACGAAAAAGTCGAACAACGAGGAAGTCGCCATAAAGATCCTGCTGAAGAAAGCCCTGGAGGGTAATCAAGTCCAACTGCAAATGTTGTATGATGAACTaacaattttgaagaaactgcATCATCCCAATATAGTAGAATTTAAAAACTGGTTTGAAACTGACGATAAAATTTACATCGTTACTCAGTTAGCCACAGGAGGTGAATTGTTTGATAGAATTATCAAAAAGGGGAGATTCTCGGAGGATGATGCTGTAAAGATATTGATACAGATTCTGAGTGCCGtggaatatattcataGCCGGGATATAGTTCATAGGGATTTGAAACCAGAAAATCTGCTATACCTTactgaaaaggaagattCAGAATTAGTAATTGCTGATTTTGGGATTGCAAAGGAATTAAAAAAAGGGGAACAGTTAATATTTAAAGCCGCTGGTTCATTAGGGTACGTGGCACCGGAAGTACTAACGGTAGATGGGCATGGGAAACCATGCGACATATGGTCCATTGGTGTCATCACATATACTCTACTATCTGGTTATGCAGCCTTCGTGGCGGAGACAGTGGAAGGTTTTCTCGATGAATGTACTTCTGGTGATTATCCCGTTAAGTTTCACAAACCATATTGGGATAATATTTCAGATGATGccaaaaattttatattgaAGGCATTAGATTTGAATCCTCAAAAGAGACCCACAGCTACAGAATTATTGGATGATCCATGGATTACAAGTAAGGTATGTAGAAACGCTGATTTACTCCCTAGCTTCAAAGAACGGTTTGATGCACGCAAGAAATTCCGTGACGCAGTGGAGATTGTTAAATTAAACAACAGAATACGGAAACTAAGACAACTTTATTGTCTTGGAAGTGAAAGTGATTCCGATTTGAGATCGAACTCCGCTGTTAATATATCCAATGATACATTGGAAGCTGACTTGGATGAAAAACTAAAATTATGTGCCATCAGCAACCAAGATCGTACCTTGACAGAAcaagagaaattgaagaagtcTGTCCTAACCCAGAACGCATTTGCACAGATTGTGAAGGCAGcaacaaaaaataaacaaaaaatttatGACTATCGAACATCACATCCAGCAACGCCTGTTGATAATTCTAAAGAGAATGTTATTGATTAA